In Papaver somniferum cultivar HN1 chromosome 1, ASM357369v1, whole genome shotgun sequence, a genomic segment contains:
- the LOC113351223 gene encoding uncharacterized protein LOC113351223, whose product MDYDNAGKHRKLQLNKLEEIRNDAYESPRIYKEKTKLFHDKMISRNIFVVGQKVLLFNSRLKLFPGKLRSRWNGPFVVTNVFPYGAVEVTSLTKGTIFKVNVHRLKTYYENFPTENVDVIELRDVLPLEE is encoded by the coding sequence atggattatgacaatgcggggaaacataGAAAGTTACAACTTAAtaagctagaggagatacgtaatgatgcttacgagagtccCCGGATTTACAAGGAGAAGActaaacttttccatgacaaaaTGATTTCTAGAAATATTTTTGTTGTTGGCCAAAAAGTCCTtctatttaattctcgtcttaagttGTTTCCCGGTAAGCTAAGGTCACGTTGGAATGGAccttttgttgttactaatgtttttccttatggtgcagttgaagttACTAGTCTCACGAAAGGGACGATATTCAAAGTAAACGTCCATAGATTAAAGACATATTACGAAAACTTCCCTACGGAGAATGTGGACGTGATTGAGCTTCGTgatgtactccctctggaggagtag